One Aegilops tauschii subsp. strangulata cultivar AL8/78 chromosome 2, Aet v6.0, whole genome shotgun sequence genomic window, GCTCTTGGCAAAAGAAATTTCATTAGTTCTAAATGTTAAGAGGCCACTCTTGGAGAGGATATCAAGATGCACAGGAGCACAAATTGGCTCATCAATTGAAAATATTGCTTCAGCAAGGCTAGGCCAGTGTGAAATGTTTAAGGTGCAgaaatttctggaatttccatcAGGAAAGCAGACAAACAGGAGATCAACTAAAACATTGATGTTCTTTGAAGGCTGCCCAAGGCGTTTGGGCTGCACGGTAAGTATCTCTCTGCTGTTCCATGCACTATTCAAAATATCGGCCGATATTTAAGTTAACTGCCCAATTAACTGCTACTCGGCACCTAACCGAATCAAATAACCCCTACTCAGCCCATTAACTGGTCCAGCCTATTTATCGGTCCAACAGCCGATAAATGGCCAAATTATCGGGCTGTCCGATCAATTGCTAGATGGGGTATATAGCTTATTTGGTCCAAAATGTAGCCCGTTTCGCCGCCCCACGCTCTAGGTCTGGTCCTCCTGCTTCTCCCAGAGTCTCCTCTCCTCGGTGATCTGTGAAAGGTGATTGGTGATGCACTGATGTGTATGTATGTTGTTGTGCAGCTACCAACCCTTGTCTGCTACTAACGTGTACAATAGCATATTTTgacatctactccctccgttcctaaatataagtctttttagagattccactacaaactacatacggagaaaaatgaatgaatttacactctaaacatgtctatatacatccgtatgtagtttgtagtgaaatctctaaaaagacttatatttaggaacggagggagtagtacattgcatgttgctatgtagcctaggatatATAGATAAGCCCTTATTGACCTACCGATAAATTAGGTTAATAGGCCGATTCGCCGATTAATCGACCGAGCAGCTACCAGTTACCGATATTTATGCTGAACATTGGTTCCATGTACATTTGATTGAAGTTGTGTTGCTAACACCAAGCATAAAACACTTGGTTGATAGATGACCTACAGAGAGTACTAGCTAATAATGTGACAAGTTTTCAGACTGAATTTCTATTTTCTTACACATTTATTATATTTCTAATAAATGTGCCTCAATTTAATTAGGTCTTACTGAGAGGGCCCTGTCGAGAGGAACTAAAAAAAGTTAAGCGTACAGTACAACTTGCAGTCTTTGCCGCCTATCACCTCTCTCTTGAAACATCATTCTTCGCTGACGAAGGCGCAACTCTTCCTAAAGGTCCTTCAAGGCCCGTAATAGAGTTGCCAGATATTCGAGGTGACACAGATTGTTTTGCTGGATCTGCTGGAGTTGGCATGCCTCATAAACTCAAACAAATACAAGGCGATGATTCACGAATGTTTGAGGAAATTTCTGTATCACCTAGATCATTATGTTTGAATGAGGAAGGTGAAAGTGTCGTCTTTGAGCACAGGGAATCTGGATCTCCTGTTGAGCACAGGGAATCTGGATCTCCTGTTGAGCACAGGGAATCTGGATCTCCTGTTGATGATTACTTACCCCATGCAATTGGTTCGTGCGAAGAGAGTAAAATTTCTCCATATTTCCTTGATCTTGATCCAAGAACTTCAGGTATTGTGATGCATTTTCATGACTCTGCTTTGTTTTTCATTGCAAACAATAACCGTCAAGATGTGGTACCAGGGAAGAAATGTCAAGAAGTAGACCATTGGAATCATAAACGACATCATGACTGTCCTGCCGGAGACTGTAATGACCAGAATGAATTTTCTGGTGAATTCTTTGGTACCAATGACAACCATCAGAGCATCTTAGTTTCCCTATCAAGCACTTGCATTCCCAAAAGCTTGGTATGTGAGCGTCCACAGCTCTTCCGCATTAAGTTTTACGGTAGCTTTGATAAGCCACTTGGGAGATACCTCCGGCAAGACTTATTTGATCAGGTACATTCCATACTCATCTGTATGTTGATGTTCATTATCATCATAGTTTTTGAAAATAATGTTTTGTCTATGTCCTTCCTCAGGCATATTGTTGTCCATCATGTAAAGAACCATCAGAATCACATGTAAGGTGCTATATTCATCAGCACGGAAGCTTAACAATTCGTGTTAGGCGGCTTCTGTCTCAGAAGTTGCCAGGGGAGCGTGATGGGAGGATATGGATGTGGCATAGATGCCTCAAGTGCGAACCTAAGAATGGTGTACCACCTGCTACGCGGAGGGTAATTATGTCAGATGCTGCTTGGGGCCTGTCATTTGGGAAATTCCTGGAGCTAAGCTTTTCAAACCGCTCTACTGCTAACCGAATTGCAAGCTGTGGGCATTCTCTCCAGAGGGACTGTCTTCGTTTCTACGGGTACATATCGGCTATATCCCTTACCAATTAAAGTTGTCAATCCTCGAATGAAATCTCAGGTTACCTGCTAATCTATCAGATATGGGAACATGGTGGCCTTCTTCCGATATTCTCCTGTTGATATTCTATCAGTTACCCTCCCCCCCTCCGTATTGTGTTTCAACTGTCGCAGTCCACAAGACTGGACCAAAACGGTGGCAGTTGAGGTAAGTTATTTTCTCGAAATTACCTCACGTTCACTGCCTGCATCCTATGTTTCTGTTTATTTGTTGTGTCCGGGTGAATAATATTATGTCCATGGACTTCTGTTTGAAGATATATGGCAAAATGAAATCCTTACACTGGGAGATATCTGATTTTCTCCATCGCACTGAAAAGAATATTCCAAGTGAGGATGATCCGGTCAAGACAGGTATTCATAGGCAGATaattgagatgaaggatttgctTAAAATGGAAAGAAACGAATGCGAGGTGACGAAATTAGATTTTTTTTTCTTGTTCAAGGGTTACACATGTTTATGTTGATTTTTTAATATATTTTTCCTTTTGCAGATTTTGCTCTTACCTGTTATCAGAGATAGTAATCACCACGTGCAGGCATCAATTGATATTCTGGAGCTCAACCGCTTGAGGCGTGGCCTTATTCTTGATGCTTACCTTTGGGATCGGAGGCTATGTCACATAGATTCACTTATTGAAACAAATGGTTGTGTTTCAAAGAACAATCCTGCTACCGAATTTCTCTTGGACATCAGACTGAAGGAGTGGAAAACAGATTTGCTTGAGGCGGACACAAATATTGGAAAACCCACTTGTTTGTTGCAGTCACCTGGAAGTCCAAGAAAATCTTTGTTATCCAGAGAGGTCTGCTTCAGTGATGACGAGTACAGTATGTCTGGGAAAAAATTGCAGATTGATCTGGTTGATCATCCTGGTGATGATACAGAAGATCTTGACAAGGTCTTCAGCAAATTcaatggagagaaagaatggccATCCACTAGAGCTGCTATTGGTATGGAACCTGTTGAGAGGTTACCCTCACTTGCGTCTATTTTTTCTGATAACATTGATTTAGCATGGACTGGATCCAGTGAGTTACAGTATGATCTTCCACAAGATTTCACCAAAATCGATGAAAATGGATCCCTTAATTTGTTGGATAACCCAGGTTACAAGAATGCCCCTGTTAGAATTCACTCATTTGATTCTACAGTAGCATCCCGTCAGCGAGAACGCACTGGATTAGCTCCTACTTCATTGCATCTATCGTCATTCAGATCTGCTGAGTACTTCGGGGGTTTGACAAGCATCACAAAAGATCCAATGCCAAATATAAGGAGGGCTTGTTCTCAAAGGTCACCTGGGGCCATagagaaattaaatgttattctaACTCGTTCACCCACACATATCTCATCCGCTTCACATATGGTTGATGATGGGGCACGGCTGCTGCTGCCCCAGATTGGCAATGAAGATGTTGTTGTTGCAGTCTATGATGATGAACCCACCAGTATTGTTGCATATGCCATGACTTCAAATGAATATGTGCAGAAAGTCACACGAAAACTAAATTCAACTTCGAGTTTTTCACATCTTCCAAATGCCACCGAGTTAAACCATGGACTTGAACAGTCATTGCCCTCACAAGAAAACAATCTGGATTCTGAGGGAACTCATTTTAAGTTTTCTTTCGACGACGAAACCCCTCTTCCTGCAGATAATGCGAAGTTCTCTGTGATTTGTTATTTTGCAAAGCATTTTGCTGCGCTTAGAGATAAATGCTGTCCAAAAGATATTGATTACATCCGTTCACTAAGTCGCTGCAAGAGATGGTCTGCACAAGGTGGAAAAAGCAATGTTTACTTTGCAAGGACACTGGATGAGAGGTTCATAATCAAACAAGTCACCAAGACAGAGCTGGACTCTTTTGTGGAATTTGCTCCTCAGTACTTCAAGTATTTGATGGAATCCTTGGCCTCTGGTAGCCCAACTTGCCTGGCAAAAATAGTAGGATTATATCAGGTTTGTTGTTGCCTGGCCCatgatgccccccccccccccccccccccccccctctgctAGTTGTAAACACCAAAGAATGTGCCTAGATTTGATTTTGCTGGCTTTGCATCTAATTCAGGTTAATGTCAAGGGCTTGAAAACTGGAAGGGAAGTGAAGATGGATCTAATGGTGATGGAGAATCTTTTCTTTGAAAAAAAGATACCTAGGGTGTATGATCTGAAGGGTTCATTACGCTCTCGCTACACATCCGGTGATAGCAAAGTCTTGTTAGATTCAAACCTCATAGAGGCACTGCATACAAAGCCTATATTTTTAGGGAGCCGAGCAAAGCGAAGATTGGAAAGAGCTGTCTGGAATGATACTTCGTTTCTTGCGGTATGTTATATCTTGTTATGCATGCTGTTTTAACCAATATATATATTGAAGATCTAATGAAACTTCAAGTTCCCACATGATTAGCACCAATTATCCTCTGCCATTTGTACTTTGCTATATATGTCTTCTGTGCGTACTGTTTAACTGACTTGACAGTCTGGGATTTGCATAGGTACAAACTATGCATTTTTCAGCCTGTATGAAAGAACACTGTTTCTGTAATCTTCATCTTCCACACTCTGCATGTCTTGCTTTTAGTTTGCAAATAATGTAGTTACTAACAAGAACCATCCAAGTCTACCAGTCGGCTTTCTGAAATGGTCATGTTAATccaacccttccctcaccttgttatatatttatttatttcgaaaatggtattgcaatatATACTTATTTTGGAGTAATTTTTTTGTGAAAGCCATGTGACTCATAAGCGGCAATTTTAGGAGTTCACGTATTACTGAAAAATGACGGTTGTAATTCTATCTGCTTTGCAGTCGGCGGATGTCATGGATTACTCGCTTCTTGTTGGAATCGACGAGGAGAAGAAAGAACTCGTCATTGGCATCATCGATTACTTGCGCCAATACACCTGGGACAAACAGCTTGAGACTTGGGTGAAGGCCTCTGGCATCCTGGGAGGCCCCAAGAACGAAGCCCCCACCATTATATCCCCGATGCAGTACAAGAAGAGGTTCAGGAAGGCCATGTCCAAGTACTTCCTCACCGTCCCTGATCAATGGACCTCTTAACAACTACTCATAGCGATTAACTAGACCGCCAGAAGCGTTGTGGCAATAGCGAATGTTGCGGTGAGGATCAGCTGATTCATTTTGTACACAGTTGTGGCAATTGGGCTGTAGGCATAGGTAGGATCACCCTCTCCCTGGATACCAAGCATGCTAATTGCAGTGTCCAGCCAAAGATAGGAGGTGTGATCGTTGTACATTGTGACCAACATAGTTACAAGACAAAGTTATCATATAATGCAGAGGAAGGTACTTCTGCTACATCAGGTTGTATGATACTACCCCAAAGTAGAGAAGTGTGCAATATACGAAATAAGTGCATTCATCGGCACACTTACATATCATCTAGACTGATTTTTGCATTGATGGGTCCCAATTGGGTTTTGGCAATTAATAATATGGTAATTAAAAGAATTAATAGTCTATCAGCTTTATTTTAGAAACTCAAGTCTATTTTGATTTTAGAAGCATTAATGGGCCCACTTTTTGTGCTTACTAGTTACAAGTGGTTGGTTGTTTGATGAATAATGGTAATGTAAGTAAGAGAATTAATAGTTTATCAAATTTATCAAGATAGGAGTAGTTCATTTTGATGAGTAGAAGCATTGATGGTGCCCACTTTTTGTGCTTACAAGTTACACCCTttttgttcctaaatataagacgttttgacAGTTTAATTTAATTTGCCAAAACATCTTACATTTAAAACTAGAGGTAGTACAAGTGGTTGGTTCTGTTTGGTGATTAATGATAAGGTAATTCAGAGACTTAATAGTTTATATCAAGTTTACTTTGGAAACTTTAGTTCATTTTGGTGAGTACACACATTAATGATGCCTGCCTTTTGTGCTTACAAGTTACAAAGTGGCTGGTCCTAAAACACATAGATCGTACTACGTCTGTAAACTAATACAAGACTTTTTACACAAATTTGAAAAGTCTTATATTAATTTACAGAGGGTGTATTTATATGACTTTTGTTGATCCACACATACGGCAACTCTACTATCAAGCACGCCTAGCTAGGGATGAACTGATCAAGACAAATATGACAAATCATATGGTATGGTGTAATGATATTGTATAGGCATTACATCCATAATCTATAGACCGGCGAAATGACCAACTCATCTATAACTAATGCTCCACCCAAAGACATCTATCAAAGTATGCATCCTCAAGTATTAAGTAAATAAAACATAACATTGCATTAAGTAAGAGATCGAGGCTGCAGAGATGTTAGGAGAGATTGGGAGGTAGTTCCGGAGGAGGTGCGACCGTCTCGAGAGGGGGAGATCAAGGCTGCAGAGACCTTCACCGGAGGCGGAGAAGATGGCCACAGTGACAAAGATTATAGGGTATTTTGTCGATTACTTTCTTGGGGTTGAACGAACTGGCGAGGCGCAACTAATGGACAAGTTAGTGGGGCGTGTGGTGGCCGTTGGGCGCGCAGATGATGAAGGCCGTGTACAAGATGGATGTTaggagagagatggagagaagaGGAAGGGTATGACATGTAGGTCCATGTGGTCAGTGAGAGAAATGAATGATCCCGCTCAGGGCTGTCCTTCCAAACAAGTCTAGGTTAGGTTTAGGGTTACAATTAAATGGGATCGTTGAGTATAGGGTATGGACATTAGGGATTTAGAGGTCGGGGTTCATTTTTGTCGTCCTCTACAACCTTAAAGGTTTAAAACAAACTTCACTCTTGATAATATATTTCGCTCATCGCATGCCCATCACTGAGAAAACGAGTCAGCTATCTTTTTATCCTGAATGACGAGAATATAACTATAATCTCTTTTTCTCTTATCGTCATCATAATATTTCACTTTTGATTTTTCACCTAAAACGACCAATGGTTAGATGAAGAATTAGAGGGAAACATGCATTAATAAACCATGCAAAACGCCACACATAATCTGACCATAAAGTAGTAATTTGTCAAATAACAAAAAATAACTACGAgaattacatcatatggatcacAATCATATTAGACATCTCCTGTGATCTTTGCATCAAAGGACAAGGAGAGATTGCTGCATAGCTACAACTACAAACTCATAGTCTCCGTCTCTTTGTAGAACTTGAAAAGAAAATGATGTGACATGAGAATAGATCACATTTGACAGCAGGAGATGCCATTAGATAGATTCAGTGGACTACTCACACACGATCATGGGAGAAATAGAGGGGGTCACTGAAGAAGTTTATGATGACGATTCCCCCCTCCACCAGAGTCCTGGAGCAGGGTTGTAGATAAGTTCCTCTTAGACCGCGAACAGTCGACGACATAAAAATTTCATGATGAATATGACACGTCACAAGAGGTATAAACGAGAGTCTAGGTACAAAGAGGTacgaggggggcaccccaagtcCCACATGATGGGCCTGGGCATGCCGCCCATGTTTAGCAGGGTCGTCACCTCCACCCTTATGAACCTACATTTTTTGTTTTGAATTGTCCAAATACCTGAAAGCAACATTATTAAGATAGAAATCCATCGTTTCTGGCactaggttaatatgttagtccaaaaAAGTAACAATATACTGTATAATAGGGCAAAATATAGCATGACGCATTCAAAAATATAGCAATAATGCATTCAAATAAACATAAACAGTTTATCCTCGCCACCTTTAATACTCTTAACGTGCAACTATGCCAACTCATCATGGTACTATGCATGAAAAAAGACCTACTCCAAGGTATCATTGTGAGGCAGCCAGCTGTCTGCTCACCGTGTGATCAATACCCCTGAGATCCGAGCTTTGCTCCCGTGAGGTCAACACCCGAAGGTCCCTAGCTCCATTTAGGAATAAGGTCTGCCACCACCGCGGACAAAGCCAAAATTGGGGGCGTCAGGGGAGACAAGGGAGGAGCCCGGGTGGCAGCTAGGGTTGTAGTCACCCGGTCGCCAAAGAAGGCGACACGGGAGTCGGGCGAAAAAATGACTGAAAGGATAGTAGAGTCATTCGAGAAGAACAAGTATGACACCCCTGTATGGCACAGAGGATTTTTAATAAGTTATTACTCCTTATGTTAACAAATATAAAGATGATTTGGACCACTTACGatttagagcatctacaaccagaCGCTCCATATCTGCCCCAGACGCGTTGGGCAGCCTGCCTGGTCACTGCCTGGGAGGTGATGTACCCCTGCCTCGCTGGACGTGGTGCAGTTCGTCTGGCGCCTGAACCCCGATATGACCCACTCGGTGGCGCGCCATCCCCGTGGGGTCGGGCTCCGAGCCGAAGGTAAATGCCGACGTGGTGTATGGGAAGCACGTCGCGGATGCGAGGCATGTCCGCATGCAAGGCACTGAGCGCAGATGGCCGTGGAGGCGGAGTCGCACGCTGCGGACACGGGGTGTGCCCGTTGTGCAAGGCACCAAGCGGGATGGCCGCGGAAGCTCTTTCGGCCAAGGCCGCGGAGGTGGAGTCGCACGCCCCGGGCCCGTCTGCCCCCGCCACTTCCATCATCGATCTTACGTCCACCAGTGACACACAGACTGGAGATTCCaacgaggaagagtagggcatgggacaCGGCGGCGCCTCGAGTTTCATGAGCCGGTCTGTGTCCCATGTCCTACTTTACCTCGCCGGCAACCGCACCTTCACTCCAAGGGGCTCAGCTGGCCatgtgtaagggcatatttatcccttagtagttttggtgattgatgacaatgcttttgcggactaatcctGTGCAGTGAGCATTTTAGATATTCCATGTCTAagcacaagacgatttggtgcccctcggAGCTTATTGAAGACGGTGTTTCTCTACgattcttttcggtggatttgagttgtacgaaagccgtactattaagagggggtccccgttggaaaggtttgggtggaatcaacacgtacacgtctgttcctttttgcaccacctttcctttggctctttggagcATGCTCCGTCTCTCCGTGTCTCTGCAAAATGAAGGACTCCTAGTGTTGCTGATCTGGGGCATCCGGTAGTACTGCTcttcggagcggtagtaccgcaggctcTTGCAGTAGTACCGCAAGCCCTTCCGGTAGTACCACAGGTgctcacggtagtaccgctccttgggagcggtagtaccgtggccttaGGCCAGGCACAACTGCTCGAGCGGTAGTAGGggtggatgtaattttttacatccacgccctacgcggtagtaccgctccgttggcgcggtagtaccgtgggctCTGGCCGGGCGCAGCAGCATGAGtggaagtaggggcggatgtaattttttacatctgcgccctacgcggtagtaccggtCCAGGCTTGCGGTAGTACTGTGTCAGATTTTTGCATAGATCAAAACTCAACGGAAGTAgtcacggatgtatttttatatatCAGTGCCTTCCCAGCCTAGACTAgtcctgccttgcggtagtaccgcgccagcggttctaccgctccCTGCCTTAGCGCATCTGGGCTGGTTCTAGCCCCTGCCgtgccagcggtagtaccgcagttcttcgcggtagtaccgcgggcccgtgcggtagtaccgcttgtatggtgcggtagtaccgcgtgtcgcaggctgagttggaggataacggttggatttgttctttcactatataaggggagtcttcttctccaagttgactacctcttccatccccaagctccattgttgctctaagctccattttcgctcgatctctctccctagccaatcaaacttgttgattttctagggattggttgaggaggccacgatctacactccaccaagagaaatttgattccccccactaatcccttgtggatcttgttactcttgggtgtttgagcaccctagacggttgagttcaccgtggagccatattccattgtggtgaagcttcgtggtgttgttgggagccttcaattaagttgtggagattgccccaaccttgtttgtaaaggttcggtcgccgcctccaagggaaccaatagtggaatcacggcatctcgcattgtgtgagggcgtgaggagaatacggtggccctagtggcttcttggggagcattgtgcctccacaccgttccaacggagacgtacttcctctcaaagggaaggaacttcggtaacacatcctcgtcttcaccggctccactcttggttattcgttcctttacttgtgcaagcttatctTGTATTACattccttgcttgcttgtgtgcttgtggttgttgcatcatataggttgttcacctagttgcatatctagacaacctactttgatgcaaagtttatattggtaaagaaaagctaaaaaatgttagttgcctattcaccccctctagtcaactatatcgatcctttcaattggtaccagagcctcgtctcttttctaaggactttaccgtccgaagagtataGTTGACTCCGTAGACGGTGAGGAGGAGCACCCCGGTGTGATTCTGTcctcgtctacggccgatgggggaacctcggtctcacgggaggagttcaatgtggctttggacacattgaaaacctccatgatgGCCGAGGTCAAAGGCATGCTTAAGAACTTTCTTGATGGTCTCAAATTATCCACCACACCGTTGGAAGTGgtcgatcccactaacaaggtgacgaatgctaactccgacaagggggaatcTACTAGTGAGAAAGTTCCTGTGTCTAGTGGTAGAAATGGTAGTGGCAtttttgcccatgtggaacctcctattacttatggaggacctattccctccactcatttaaatcatgcCGGCCCTCCTCCTGatattgtgaaaaatgaggattttgacgctcgggtctatcgctttaaacgtcatttaaatcatgttaatgaaggaaatatgccctagaggcaataataaatttattatttatttcctcatatcatgataaatgtttattattcatgctagaattgtattaatcagaaacataatacatgtgtgaatacatagacaaacatagtgtcactagtatgcctctacttgactagctcgttgatcaaagatggttgagtttcctagccatagacatgagttgtcatttgattaacgggatcacatcattaggagaatgatgtgattgacttgacccatttcgttagcttagcacttgatcgtttagtttactgctattgctttctccatgacttatacatgttcctatgactatgagattatgcaactcccgaataccggaggaacactttgtgtgctaccaaacgtcacaacgtaactgggtgattataaaggtgctctacaggtgtctccgatggtgttcgttgagttggcatagatcgagaataggatttgtcactccgattgtcggagaggtatctctgggccctctcggtaatgcacatcactataagccttgcaagcaatgtgactaatgagttagttatgggatgatgcactacataacgagtaaagagacttgccggtaacgagattgagctagatattgagataccgatgatcgactctcgggcaagtaacataccgatgacaaagggaacaacgtatgttgttatgcggtttgaccgataaagatcttcgtagaatatgtaggagacaatattagcatccaggttccgctattggttattaaccggagacgtgtcttggtcatgtctacatagttctcgaacccgtagggtccgcacgcttaacgtttggtgacgatcggtattatgagtttatgtgttttgatgtaccgaaggtagttcggagtcccggatatgatcacgggcatgacaaggagtctcgaaatggtcgagacataaagatcgatatattggacgattatatttggacatcggaatggttccgggtgagatcgggaatataccggagcaccgggaggttacaggaaccccccgggaggtatatgggccttattgggccttagtggaaaagaggggaaaggagcaaaggagggggcgccccccctaagcccaatccgaattgggaggggggccgcccccctttccttcctccctccttccctttccttccctctcctactccaacttggaaaggggggaatcctactcccggtgggagtaggactcccctagggcgtgccatagagagggccggccttccccctcctccactcctttatatacgggggagggggcaccccatagacacacaagttgatcattgatctctcttagccgtgtgcggtgcccccctccaccataatcacctcggtcatatcgtagcggtgcttaggcgaagccctgcgtcggtaaacttcagcatcaccatcatcacgccgtcgtgctgacgaagctctccctcgaagctctactgcatcgtgagttcgtgggacgtcgccaagctgaacgtgtgcagtccgcggaggtgccgtaaCTTTGGTGctgggatcggtcgatcgtgaagatgtacgactacatcaaccacgttgtcataacacttccgcttacggtctacgagggtacgtagacaacactctcccctctcgttgctatgcatcaccatgatcttgcgtgtgcgtaggaatttttttgaaattactacgttccccaacagtggcatccgagccaggtttatgcgtagatgttatatgcacgagtagaac contains:
- the LOC109741036 gene encoding putative 1-phosphatidylinositol-3-phosphate 5-kinase FAB1C isoform X5, with protein sequence MGVVEFSVLGAVQKFRSLITGSTPAADEEARQASAPPSPATPPRSGGVSPVDSPPPAARSGGRRAIALRRQISSPQPLRCYPVSGTGFHGCRRADGEENDGPGKFFTPGNDCLNDLSDTDSVSELNRSMTLSPLESPTWMVWQNGGTRTSRTNGRFSLDSLEHGTKTIAESSGESDTNKHQVDFDANIWRPPPPEDEGDDAESRVFGFDDDDDDDDGVEESSNLLALGCFSTNKTVGADMITDIAHTEGLRNAVLGHFRALVAQLLNGEGISVGNDDGCISWLEIVSSLSWQAASYVRPNTKKGGSMDPTDYVKVKCIASGDPTDSNLVRGVVCSKNLKHKRMMSEHRNAKLLILGGALEYQRVTNKLASIDTILEQEKEHLRTIVRNIESLQPNVLLVEKSVSSYAQELLAKEISLVLNVKRPLLERISRCTGAQIGSSIENIASARLGQCEMFKVQKFLEFPSGKQTNRRSTKTLMFFEGCPRRLGCTVLLRGPCREELKKVKRTVQLAVFAAYHLSLETSFFADEGATLPKGPSRPVIELPDIRGDTDCFAGSAGVGMPHKLKQIQGDDSRMFEEISVSPRSLCLNEEGESVVFEHRESGSPVEHRESGSPVEHRESGSPVDDYLPHAIDVVPGKKCQEVDHWNHKRHHDCPAGDCNDQNEFSGEFFGTNDNHQSILVSLSSTCIPKSLVCERPQLFRIKFYGSFDKPLGRYLRQDLFDQAYCCPSCKEPSESHVRCYIHQHGSLTIRVRRLLSQKLPGERDGRIWMWHRCLKCEPKNGVPPATRRVIMSDAAWGLSFGKFLELSFSNRSTANRIASCGHSLQRDCLRFYGYGNMVAFFRYSPVDILSVTLPPSVLCFNCRSPQDWTKTVAVEIYGKMKSLHWEISDFLHRTEKNIPSEDDPVKTGIHRQIIEMKDLLKMERNECEILLLPVIRDSNHHVQASIDILELNRLRRGLILDAYLWDRRLCHIDSLIETNGCVSKNNPATEFLLDIRLKEWKTDLLEADTNIGKPTCLLQSPGSPRKSLLSREVCFSDDEYSMSGKKLQIDLVDHPGDDTEDLDKVFSKFNGEKEWPSTRAAIGMEPVERLPSLASIFSDNIDLAWTGSSELQYDLPQDFTKIDENGSLNLLDNPGYKNAPVRIHSFDSTVASRQRERTGLAPTSLHLSSFRSAEYFGGLTSITKDPMPNIRRACSQRSPGAIEKLNVILTRSPTHISSASHMVDDGARLLLPQIGNEDVVVAVYDDEPTSIVAYAMTSNEYVQKVTRKLNSTSSFSHLPNATELNHGLEQSLPSQENNLDSEGTHFKFSFDDETPLPADNAKFSVICYFAKHFAALRDKCCPKDIDYIRSLSRCKRWSAQGGKSNVYFARTLDERFIIKQVTKTELDSFVEFAPQYFKYLMESLASGSPTCLAKIVGLYQVNVKGLKTGREVKMDLMVMENLFFEKKIPRVYDLKGSLRSRYTSGDSKVLLDSNLIEALHTKPIFLGSRAKRRLERAVWNDTSFLASADVMDYSLLVGIDEEKKELVIGIIDYLRQYTWDKQLETWVKASGILGGPKNEAPTIISPMQYKKRFRKAMSKYFLTVPDQWTS